In Plasmodium coatneyi strain Hackeri chromosome 5, complete sequence, a genomic segment contains:
- a CDS encoding KIR-like protein, whose amino-acid sequence MTKGPDLNQLPSKKKFYDVFDSATKGKCAGTCENSVDGALKTLSYGDDFKKEICGACNKASTMSVADDPYNERYNFLYYWIWQKVLDKLNGGAFDSKMEFSMKSLCLNMKNEYKGKSYEVICTENIDKKLLLQRKKVHEYSYDYRTMDGGILMGTPNCKDEWSTYRKEVLEACRKVGEGCMVTLLNSSDSYCDDFNSKYRAHCDTLKLLELYCDEHAAWTTADKKNTEYSVANAELQAALPKVTTTASISSIFGTLGLTVAPFLLYKYKPWSSWFGNHFGHNGGRKSNKRKRRSTESTFDAFTEYTTTEGASTIGSTICDLSGENSTVRSSVNTRPSTTMNERTGRAGTGTSANNNTTTGHHQRMN is encoded by the exons ATGACAAAG GGACCAGATTTGAATCAATTACCTTCGAAGAAGAAGTTCTATGATGTATTCGATTCGGCTACTAAGGGAAAATGTGCAGGTACATGCGAGAATAGCGTAGATGGAGCTTTAAAGACGTTATCTTATGGTGATGATTTCAAGAAAGAAATTTGTGGTGCCTGCAATAAGGCATCTACAATGAGTGTAGCAGATGACCCCTATAATGAACGTTATAATTTCTTATACTATTGGATATGGCAGAAAGTGTTGGACAAACTGAACGGTGGTGCTTTCGACAGCAAAATGGAGTTTTCCATGAAGTCCCTCTGCTTAAATATGAAGAATGAGTATAAAGGTAAAAGTTATGAGGTTATTTGCACTGAAAACATTGACAAAAAACTTCTCCttcagagaaaaaaagtacatgaaTATTCTTACGATTACCGTACCATGGATGGTGGTATACTGATGGGTACGCCCAACTGTAAGGACGAATGGTCTACTTACCGCAAGGAAGTTCTTGAAGCATGTAGAAAAGTGGGTGAAGGTTGCATGGTAACGCTATTAAATTCAAGTGATTCCTATTGTGACGACTTCAATAGTAAGTACAGGGCACACTGCGATACGTTGAAATTGTTAGAATTGTACTGTGATGAACATGCCGCATGGACAACtgcagataaaaaaaatacggaATATTCAGTTGCAAACGCAGAATTACAGGCCGCACTCCCCAAGGTCACCACCACAGCAAgtatttcttccatctttGGCACCTTAGGACTAACTGTTGCCCCTTTCctcctatataaa tataaaccatggtcttcttggtttggtaaccattttggacataacggaggaagaaaaagcaacaaaaggaagagaaggtcCACTGAGAGCACCTTTGATGCATTTACGGAAtacacaacaacagaaggtGCATCAACCATTGGTTCCACAATATGTGATTTATCAGGAGAAAATTCCACAGTACGTTCCTCTGTAAACACAAgaccatctaccaccatgAATGAAAGAACAGGAAGGGCAGGAACAGGAACAAgtgcaaataataatactacAACAGGTCATCACCAAAGAATGAAT
- a CDS encoding Tubulin alpha chain, whose protein sequence is MREVISIHVGQAGIQIGNACWELFCLEHGIQPDGQMPSDQVVAGGDDAFNTFFSETGAGKHVPRCVFVDLEPTVVDEVRTGTYRQLFHPEQLISGKEDAANNFARGHYTIGKEIVDVCLDRVRKLADNCTGLQGFLMFNAVGGGTGSGLGCLLLERLAIDYGKKSKLNFCSWPSPQVSTAVVEPYNSVLSTHSLLEHTDVAIMLDNEAIYDICKKNLDIERPTYTNLNRLIAQVISSLTASLRFDGALNVDVTEFQTNLVPYPRIHFMLSSYAPIISAEKAYHEQLSVSEITNSAFEPASMMAKCDPRHGKYMACCLMYRGDVVPKDVNAAVATIKTKRSIQFVDWCPTGFKCGINYQPPTVVPGGDLAKVMRAVCMISNSTAIAEVFSRMDQKFDLMYAKRAFVHWYVGEGMEEGEFSEAREDLAALEKDYEEVGIETNEGEGEDEGYE, encoded by the exons ATGAGAGAAGTCATTAGCATTCACGTGGGTCAGGCTGGTATTCAAATTGGAAATGCTTGTTG GGAGTTATTCTGCTTGGAACATGGAATTCAGCCAGATGGACAGATGCCCAGTGACCAAGTCGTGGCAGGGGGAGATGATGCCTTCAACACGTTCTTCTCGGAAACGGGCGCTGGAAAGCAC GTCCCACGATGTGTGTTCGTCGATTTAGAACCAACCGTTGTAGATGAAGTGAGGACAGGAACCTACCGCCAGCTGTTTCACCCAGAGCAGTTAATATCAGGAAAGGAAGATGCAGCAAACAATTTCGCAAGAGGACACTACACCATTGGAAAGGAAATAGTAGACGTCTGTTTAGATCGAGTGAGAAAATTGGCAGACAACTGTACAGGTCTACAAGGCTTTCTCATGTTTAATGCAGTGGGTGGAGGAACAGGAAGTGGATTGGGATGTCTTCTATTGGAAAGGCTAGCCATAGATTACGGAAAGAAATCCAAGTTGAATTTCTGCTCCTGGCCTTCACCTCAAGTATCAACCGCTGTGGTGGAACCATACAACTCGGTTTTGTCTACCCACTCTCTACTAGAACACACAGATGTAGCGATCATGTTAGACAATGAAGCTATTTACGACATATGTAAGAAGAACTTGGATATAGAGAGGCCTACTTATACAAACTTAAACAGACTAATAGCCCAGGTCATATCCTCGTTGACGGCTTCCCTACGATTTGATGGTGCCCTAAATGTGGACGTTACGGAATTTCAAACAAATTTGGTGCCTTACCCACGTATCCACTTTATGTTGTCGTCTTACGCCCCAATCATTAGTGCAGAGAAGGCATACCACGAGCAGCTATCCGTTTCTGAAATTACGAACTCTGCATTCGAACCTGCTTCTATGATGGCGAAATGTGATCCCCGTCATGGAAAATACATGGCTTGCTGTTTAATGTATAGAGGGGATGTCGTACCGAAGGATGTGAACGCTGCTGTTGCTACTATTAAGACGAAGAGGTCCATTCAGTTTGTTGACTGGTGCCCAACAGGATTCAAGTGTGGTATTAACTACCAACCACCAACTGTTGTTCCTGGGGGAGATTTAGCGAAAGTGATGAGAGCCGTCTGCATGATAAGTAACTCCACCGCAATTGCTGAAGTGTTCTCCCGAATGGATCAGAAATTTGACCTCATGTATGCTAAGAGAGCGTTCGTCCACTGGTATGTTGGAGAAGGTATGGAAGAGGGGGAATTTAGTGAAGCCAGGGAAGATTTGGCCGCTTTGGAAAAGGATTACGAAGAGGTCGGTATTGAGACCAACGAGGGTGAAGGCGAAGACGAAGGATACGAATGA